Genomic DNA from Bombus affinis isolate iyBomAffi1 chromosome 8, iyBomAffi1.2, whole genome shotgun sequence:
attatattttaatgcaTTTAATTATCATTTCAAATTTAATTTGTTTTTTGAATCTCTGTAGAATATTTAGCATGATTCATCATAGACTCTACTTTGTTAGCAGTTTCTCTGACAACATCAGATATTTCGTTTGGTAAATGATCTAATGTAGGAATGTGTGCAGATAATCTTTTGTATACAGAATCTCTATTTACATCTTTTTTGTGCCTTCGTTGTTCCTCATAGTTCAATTGTTGTTTAAGAAAGATAGCATTCTTGAAGAATTCTAAAGTATTTCCAAAACTCTTTCCAGCACCATTCAATGCATCAATAGCACTTACAGCATAATCTACATCAAAACATCTACCTAAAAGTTGCTGTTGAAGACCAAGCACTTCTACTCGTTTGTCCACCATAGGAGGTAATATTTTCCTTACATGTTCCTGAAGTCTATAAAATGCAAGAGATGGTTCATTTGCAACTATATGCATATTTTCAGATATACGCTCAGTTgctagaatattaaaaaaataaggtGTCAGAAATAACCAAAATATATTCATGGCAAAGATATACACATGTAGTATATATAGAATCATAACCTTTCTTAACTCTCGCATCTAGTTCTTGATCTAGTTGATACACTTTTGCAgtcattatttaaaatattttattaataataagttTAAGTACTgtatatgtataagtatatacaaatattgtataaaattctcaaattaaatcaatttagtcatctgaaaataatattttgctGTTTTACGATACACCTCAGATATTTGATACAATTTCTATATTCTCATTAATATTTTACGTATGAtattataaatgaataaaatcttttttctacatcaacaaaatttttatataaacacAATAAACACAACACAACaagacattaatttattttcaccGCCATTTTATTAAACACTCTGTACCGGAAGTTAATTGCTAGCAGACAGTGTTTTCTCTTGACGAAACGTGGCATCAAAGTGTGTACTGTTGGCACTTCTCTCAAATGTATCTTCCAGATCGAGTGAAGTAATTGTTTCGTTGTTTTAAGTGACATGACGTTCTATCGTACAAAAAGGTAACGATTTTTATTGTATACATAAAACTTATGGAAGTATTCATTATAATTATGAGACTTTTGTAAATGTAATAgaaaattttactatttttgtTTAGAATATTTCAATAATGAATAACTATAATATTTTACTCTTTTAAATAATGTAAATTACTGGCTTTTTATGAATGAAACATATAAAACTTTCTACTTTTCACAAATTATAAtaagtaatttaataattacaataaattttgtacaaaagaatcatcaattattatcattaaagatatatatttatatatttgcataattttatatatagattTTATCTCTGTTGatagaatataaattaaaaatgtgacacacacacacacacacacacacacacacacacattgaATTTACGTCAATATAAACAATGTAatttttagtaataataatGTTCTTTTCAATGTTAATATCCTAGCATGAAGTGGCATATCATATTCATAGCATTTGCTGCTTTTCTTTTTACTACATAtgcagaggaagaagaagaagctgcAAGATTATTGGTATCTAAACAACTACTTAATAAGTATCTTGTACaaaatatggatattgtaattgaagtaagtataaaaataaatatggtttatgtatatataatgtttttatcttaatagaaaatttatcatttatagtatacagtgtataacgttggCAGTGCAGCTGC
This window encodes:
- the LOC126919141 gene encoding BLOC-1-related complex subunit 8 homolog, with the protein product MTAKVYQLDQELDARVKKATERISENMHIVANEPSLAFYRLQEHVRKILPPMVDKRVEVLGLQQQLLGRCFDVDYAVSAIDALNGAGKSFGNTLEFFKNAIFLKQQLNYEEQRRHKKDVNRDSVYKRLSAHIPTLDHLPNEISDVVRETANKVESMMNHAKYSTEIQKTN